aagatagacttagatatgatttctggtttgtccaaagattattataatttattgtaataatgttggtgcagtagcaaactcgaagaaaccataagtctataaggcaagtaaacacaatagagcgcaagtaccacccaatacgagaaatcgtataaacgaggagaagttgatgctgcctagaatgcatcagatgatgacctatagatcttttcactaaggtccttaaggcgagagcttttgatgaacatgttgaagggttggaaattagatgtatggcaacagatatggcagcttagtcttttagtataagtgggagattgtaagagtgtatactaaaagcctagcttttggtataaacatttatctagaaataagaatcacattggtcaaatgtctacatttatgataaatgtagttgttcaattaatttatattgtagataacatggtgtgtggtgtcacacagaagatcatgttatcagtaccttataaattataaacagtagctcacgaccataatggaaaggaacaaaccattggaaggtcgtagtataattaggtattagtttatcttaactatataattacactagtacacttagagtgtattgagtaggaccattagaggtcgtttcttttatactgattttataaagaaacaaagacctcagttattatggaagtgtgctcttaatcctaatataataacaagcacatatatttgatatttatttctttaatttatcaatgggtgagatttagttcgatgaatcaataagtccgataagttgggaaataatatcacttatagtgtgtgttgttgattatagaaggaaactgtgtcctagtgatctaggttgagaatgtccccaagaggagctcataaggattgtcatgttaaaccctgcaggtggacttagtccgacatgacgatgaagttgagtggtactactcttggagctagatattaattaagtgagttgtcagtaacttacttaattagtggacatttgttatcttaaacacagggagactaacacactcataataagaaggagcccaaaatgtaatttgggattggtgcggtagttcaataatagttctttagtggaatgaattattattgatgaaattaagttgtgtgttcggggcgaacacgggatgcttaatttcatcgggagaccaaaaccaattcttcctctcggtccctatcgtagcctctagtatatagagatttatacccaccgcatacccaccttcttacccatccaatggggccggccaagctagcttggaacccaagctagggccggccaagaccaaatggatgagccatgtaggtggccggccaaagcttgggtcccaagcttaggtggccgaccactagaatattaaaaaggatttttattaaaattatttcttatgtggatatcatgattttaaaagagagtttaaaaattaaaaatttccttttatagctttctacaaaagattaagagaagagattaatctctttccttatttgtagtttaaaaggatggttttaatttttggtaaaaactttccttatttgtaaatcatctacatgtttaaaagagagtttaaaatttgaaatcttttcttatttgttgattaaaggaggattttaaattttaagaaaactttcaattttaatcatattcatgatttaaaagagagtttaaaattaaatattctcttttataagtttctacaaaagattaagaaaagatttgatatctttccttatttgtagattaaaagagattttaattttagagataactttcttgaaattatccacatgtttaaagaaatatttaatttataaaatttccttttattaaccaatcatgaagggataaaattattggagaaattttttataaaatttctagaaataaattaggaagttttaatttttttttaaaactttttgatttgtttaggtggctggccaaataagttggaaaaaggaaattaatttttaattaattaatttttctttttcatggcaaaagaattaaggaaggttttattaatttttccttatttgccaagaccaaggattataaaagagggggtagaggaggcttcatggtgaacaactctattctttttcttcctctcttttcttctttggtggccctatttctctcctctcctcttgttggccgaaacttatctcttggtggagcttttgttagtggccggatcaaggaaggagaagaaggaaagaaagcaagcctcgtttctagcatcccttggagcatggtggtggtggccgaacctcttcatcctagaagatgttttgatggccgaaacttgcaaggaagaagaaggtgcttggtggttctcatctcggaagatcgttgcccacacaacgtccgaggttagaagaggaatacggtagaagatcaagaggtctttctaaaaggtataactagtaatttttctttccgcatcatactagttatttatggaaataataccaaatacaagaggcttacgattctagtgtttcgaatttgtttttcgatatagtgttcttttgtttttcttttccttgtgatttgattgttcttttcggttaacctaaagttattttaggaaattaaatattagttttccataaaaggttttgtctagtcggtggtggttgctcccatatccaagaaggtcatgtgcctcgccacgtcagtactgggaaccaattatggaaattaatgtttaatggaattaataacttaaggtgatttgggtcgaacgtgttaagctccgcaggagatctaagtctaaacctaaaagaacatatagattaaattttggatcaaaagtgttaagttccgcaggcgatccaaaatttaatttaaaagaacacatggtagctaggaaaaggttcagacatttgtacaaaatttttgtacagtggaacctctaggttttccgagtagcaaccaacatttgaTAAGGCACTGGATAGAGATTAAGATGAAATTTCTTTATATTAAAATTGAAGATAAGTTAAACTAACTCATAAGTAGTGTTCCTTCATCCCTCAATTCCAAATAAAACCTAGTTTTTAAGATATGAATTAGTTCTTATGAACTATTTGCTTAAGGATAAGGAAATTCAGTAATCAATGGTGGCTTATTTATAATCATGCTGCGTTAAAAATTTCGATTTAATGTACAAGGATTGATTATATGTTCTTCTCAGTGGGAATAAATCATTTCTAGAATTCTGTGAGTGAAGTCAAATTGAATGCTGTGTAATAGAAAAGTAATCAAGGAGaatgcaaaagaaaactaactttTATTGTGTTGTCCAAGGCAATGACATTAAATATTTACCATAACGTAGCCATGACCAAAAAATCAAAGGACAAGGCTACCCACGTATTATGTTCGGTGATTGTCTTAAACATTCCAAGTTTGCCGGGTTCCACGCCTGAAGAATGCTGGATGTAAACAAGTTGAATGCAGGCATAATCACTTATTATTAACCTATCACACCATCTTAATTCCGTTAATgataaattaacataaaatttaAACCACTTAATAAGAAATTTCTAAATTACTAATTGACGTCAAATCATGATTAACTTAAGCCAGAGATAATATTTTAAAAAGCATAGATTAGATTTTATTCAACTATTGAGATCACAAtggacaacaacaacaacaataaatggATTAGTTCTCTATTGAAACCCTGACTCTTGAAGAAAACTCTTGATCATCTCCAAAGCTCGAGCTGGCTGATAACTTGGAACCTCATGCCCGGCTCCTCGAACAGTGGCAAATGTCAAATTATGATCATACATCATAGTGTATCCCCCAACCTACATATTCATAATAAAAATCATCAAAATTAACATCGTTCTAGTAATCGTCGCCATCATTCGAGCAATGAAGAGAGTTTTGGCACATTTAAATATAAATCCACAAGTATCACAAGAGGATAACTTTGTCATCAATGTAAACACTTTCAATTCTTTTATCTATCCGTGCAAATGGATTCATGGataattaaatacaaaatatatgtaTGTATTATTATGAAAAGATTAAAAACAACATAGTTATCTACCTCACTGTTAAGCATCCAAGCTCTCCATGAAGCCTTCACTTTAAGCTTTAGCTTGTTGAGGGAGTATCTTGTGGAAGTAACCGGAACTCTTCCATCAATGTCACCACTGCACAATTGCAAACATACATATGAAAATGAACTAGGCCAAAGCTTACTTAAGGACAAAATTTGATCGAAAACCTCTTCACTCATGATCTAATGAACAATATCTTTATCGTATAACATATGTTATACAGAAATCTTAATGCTATTATACTTGCACACCTGTAACTACTAAATCAATGGGGCTCAAAATGaaaaattgatatatatatatatatatatatatagaaacgtAAAGCTGATACACCATATAATATGATGAAAATCTCTATCTGCTGTAACCGCAAAAATGTTGTTATATGATGAAGACACCGATGACAGTGAAGGGGATTTTCACTTAAACTTTGTCTCTTTAACTCATCCATCTCCTAGGTTAGTTATATAATGTAATGATGaggtaataatttttttttacctgtACTTCAGAACTCTAATCCCATTAGACAACAATTCGTGAATAATTGGCAACATTGTGGAAGGCTGATCTGACCAACTACGTATAACTTGGCTGTATCAagacaaaaatataaataaataaactgaattttcattattttgtttaaaggtaaaataaaattatcaaatggCAGCTTATATGAGATATGTATATACCTACAACCAGACCAGGTGTAGTTGAGCTTTGTCACATTAGCATGTAGAGCTTTCTGCACCTCAGGATTGTTAAGATATGCCTCCACGTAATTAGAAGTACAAGGATCAAAATTCTCAATCTGCATCAGAATTTGAAAACAACATTTCAGTATATATAGACATAACAATTGGTAGGCGAGAAGGGATCTGGAAAAGTTGCCATATTTTGAAAAACAGAACAAGATCAAATTTGTTAGTTCTATGATTTTTACAAGTAAGTTGGCTATAAACCATATCTCTATTATTCACAATTGATATGATTGAGTGAAAATTTTGAATGAGTTTGGTCACAAAAACAAATCTCCTAACgtgaataaaaataattttgaatgagTTTGGTCACAAAAACAAACCTCCTAACGTgaacaaaaataatattcaagTTCCATCTCTTGCAAGTGGAGGAGCTTGTGAAACACATGATCAAGAGGAATTTTTAATCTCGCTCACTAGAATGTAGAATGGCCGAGATCAAATCCTGCTCAACTAATCATGTAAAGCAAAAGCCTCCCTTCTCCATTTGTGCAATTTAATTACATTCAGTAACTGAGAAACCATAAAATGATTTGAATAAAAATAATTCAGTAAAAAAAAGGGAGCCTCTGAAGGGAAGCAAAGCTAGTGTGCAAATCTTAGCTCCTGCAGGTGGTTTTTGCATGAAAGGGGAGCGTGTGCACCACATGATCTAGGGGAACTTATGATCTCGCTCGCTCACATCTAGAATGGTAGCTCAAGTCCTGTTCGATCGATCGTGCAGCGTATAGGTCTCCCTTAGTGCAATTTAACCTTATCCAGTGACTGAGAACCATAAAATGATTTGAATGAAAACTATGTAATGTTAGTGATTAACATTCAAATGAATTTGGTGGAGAGGGCTTGAAAGGGAACAAGTTTCCAGTGCAGATCTCTTCTTAATCTCGATCATGCTCAATCAATACCCTTCATGCATTTTTTTTCAGATGAGGGTTTGCATCAAGTTAGTTGTTATTCCATTTCTAAATGGAATCAAGAAGGGATACAACTCAACATGGTAGAAGACTAGAAGTTAGCAGTTTGAGTCTGCTTACCCCCTAAATCCAGTATAGTTTTCCCCTAATTTAACTTGCTCCGTGCACTGATGAAACAAGAACGCAATGACCTCGGATTCTTGAGTTAACAGGTTGAATCGATGGATCTAAATTGACTCTAAAAGTACCAGGAAAATGAGGATAAATATAAAGATGCTTGCAAGAGACAAACCGAGGGCAACTTTGGAGTCGGCGTCACGCCCGACGAGAAGCACAGCGGCGCGTATATGTTGTAGATGTCCACTTCGTTGAAGACTTGGTTCGCCTCCTCGACCGCTCGGTCGCACTCCGGAGGCTGCTGCTGCGTGTCCGGCGAGAAATTGCAGAACTTGTGGATCGCGACGATGGTCTCGTCGGCGATCAACGCGTGCGTCCAGAAGTAGTCGAACAACCCCTTGGCATCCGTCTCGTCGTTGATCACCGCGTTCCCGATCTAGGTCATTAGAAAGCAAAATGAGATCTTTCGGTCGGGAACTATAGGAGATCGATCTTTCTTAAATTAATTTGCAATCAAAATGGGAACTCTTGTTGAAGCATCGGAGGGGATCGATCCTTCCCGATTTAATTTGCAATCAAAATGAGTGAGGATCGATCGGACTGTTTGATTTCAGGATCCATGCTTACCGCAATGCCTTTGAGGTTGATGAGACGATCATTGTGATGGAGTATGGCATGGGCGAGCTGAGGGACGTAGTGCCCGGCGTAGCTCTCGCCGGTGATGAAGAAATCCCTCCCCTTATACTCCGGGAACCGCTCGAACCAGTTGACGAGGAAAACCAGTGCATCGATTGCCGTTCTACGGTCGCCGCTCTTGGCGTAGTCCGACGTGGTGTTGGAGTAAGAGAAGCCGACGCCGGCGGGGCTCTCCAAGAACAAGACGTTCGCCACTGCATTGCACGATGCACGTCACTCTCGTTCAGGGTAATGCCAAAGCAGAAACCTTTTTTCACTCTACTCCCTAAACTTTAGTAAataacatttatatatatatgtgtgatgaTGATTCTTACCTTCGTTCCAAGCGTACGGATTCCTGTACAAAGACTTGCCGTCGCTCATGACCCGAAACGGCCCGAGCTCCTCCATGGCGCCGTAGCCGAGCGACGAACACCCCGGTCCTGCACCCACCCATACCACAGTCATCACCACTCCATCGAAAAGCACTTTATCTATCGATTCATTTTCTACTAAAtactaattccatacctccattgaGCCATAGAACAAGAGGCTTCGACCCACTATTCTCGACAGTCTCAGCAAAGTAGTAAAATAGAGCCCGACCGTTGGCTCTGTCGACAGTGACATACCCTGCGTACTGATTGAAATGCACGTCGTCCGGCTGGCCGGGCAGCCCAACGACCTTGTCATCCTCCTTCAGCCCGCTATTGTCATAGACTTTCGACTCCAAATCAGATACCGAATGGAGACTACTAGCCCATGAAGAAGAAGACCTCCCTGCTCTATTGTTAAAGTAGAACTTGTTCAGTGCATCTCCCTGCCGCACTATACCAGAAGCTTCGCATTGTAATaaacagaggaagaagaaaagacagCTGCTGGAACTTGGCTTCATTGTTTGATTGGGACTTGGCTTCATTGTTTGATTGGGAATGAGGAATGGAATGGAATTGAATGGGATCTTATTTATAGGATGAACAATCGGATAATTATGAAGTAACTGATTGATTGTTGTTGGAGCCGGCGGAGAATGATCTGCCTGCTTCCTCTGGGAATGATCTGTTGAGCCTTGTCGTTGAGTGGAACGAGGCATGTCAATTGTTTGGCTCGGTTTGGATTTGATTTAGTTCATTTGTCTATGTGGCTAATGAAAAATTACAAGATTGATCATGTCATATGGTTCGTTCcactattaaaatttaaaacagctTTGGACTATCCATCATGAAAGAGAGATTATTATTAAcaatgataataaaaaaaaatacagtgAGATAGATAATTTATAAagtgaattaacttgatttataCTTATCGAACTAAAAAGATTAAAAATGCAAAGATACGACAAAAGCTCAACATCATTTTCTAAGTTCTCCATCGATCAACTCCTAATCAAGGCAAATAGAGCCTTGAAAGGAACTTGGAATCAGTAACCAACCACATGCAATGTTCGTCCATAAACAATGGCTTGAAGTTAGAACAAATTAGAAGAAGATTAGTAAATGTATATCTAGTATGAATATGAACTATAAAGCATAGCTTTTGGTCAAGTATATCATAAGTATATTTGGGGAGTGATGGCGTGTCATGGTTTCCAGCAAAAGGGAGGGAATCATCATAATGTGTAGAAAGCGTTAGGACCACAATATGACAATAAATAGTTGTGGGGATTAGGGCCATGATTTTCTTACACCATGCTCTTCTCCATAGTTTTTTTAGTGTGTATAtataatgatcctgtccgaaatctGAATAAGACGAAGACCGACTGAGATGACATTAGTGTTGGTGGAGAGATGACTAAGACACACCCAACGTACATGCACCAGGAAAAGGACACCCCCCCTGTGCGATAGAAGGACGACGATAACGAAGACCAGTGGTACTTtggctctgcacacactcagacaaacaACCGGAACGTTAGAGACCCAAAACAAAGGAAAAGTCCCCGACGcaaaccctccgacgctcaagtcaggtacttttctcTCTGAAGAAAGAGTATGAAGGaaaaagaactgtagaagacAAGTGCAGATGTGCATGTACTTGGCTAAGGAAGAGGATCTCCTTTTTTATATGACACTGTGTACCTCTGAAGCCTAACCGTTGTCAGAGAATGTTGGGTGTCATGGCCTATTGGACAAGGGAGGTCATGGGGCGCCCTCTCATTGGTGGAAGGAAGGTTCCGTTCGCAGGTGATGGCAGACCATcaaaatattccctgacatacagCAGCTACTATCTGACAGGCGGTTACGATTCTCTGATCTTGTTTGTCTGTTAATGGCTTACTCCCTACTCGGGTTTGGCTATAGACAACTCGGGATGACCATTCGGGGTGTCTCCTAACCTGCATCTTAATGAAGGACGAGCTGTGGTGAGAGCCACATCTTCTTGTTTGGATTACTAAAGGACCGACCTGGAGTTGGCCTACTGAGAGCACCAAGCCTAGATATGTAGACCGAACTGAGAAGAACTCGACCAGTCGTGGCAGGTCGGGCATTACCCTGGCTACCCATCAGGTCTCAGATCTGGAATCCTGACCAATAATCACCTGCCTAGGAATCAGGCGGATGATGATGTCAGGCGGTCCCACTTTTTCTTTCTctaacttctgactgccacgtcgccttgacttctgattgcctGGCCTTATCGGACCCCACTTTTATGCACCGTATCGCAAGCCTCCCCTCCAATTCTACTCAAAAGAGGCTTAAGTCCGACTGATTAGACTCAGACTCGAGTCTCATTTACTTGCCATCGTGACTATAAACGCGGTTTCCTTTCCCATAGCCTCAGTATTGCAGACCATTTAATTGCCCAATCAACCTCAGGGGAAGGGCCTCATAAACCCTTTACAAAAGTTAACTCCTCACATCTTCCTTTTTAAAAGGGGCTGACTCCCCTTACGCCATCGTACTTTCCTTACTGACTTCCCCTGACCATGGAATCTATCTCTGAGTCTGATGAGATGTCACACCTTCGCCAATAACTACCCTATCTGAAATAGTTACTTGCCCAAAAGGATACTGCTTTAGCTGAGATGATGTAGGATAGGGATCTTCAGTCCTCCCTTCGTAGGGAGATTGAGGAACTCTAGTTGGCTGCTAAATTGTGGGCACGAGCTGAAGTAACCCTGTAGCATAAAGCTTACGTAGACCTGGAGAGCCGAGCCCAATTCCTGATCTACTTCAAATAAAAACACGCGCGCTTCCATATCTCTTCTTAAAGAAGAAACCCGGATCAAAGATGAAACTATTGCCCAACAACAATGAATCATTCAGTTGACTAAGGATGAGTTGGCACAGGCTCGAATCCATCTGGAACGGGCAAGTCAGGCAGAACACTTTTGCTCGAAGTGCCAACCGGCTGCTAATGCTG
This window of the Zingiber officinale cultivar Zhangliang chromosome 3B, Zo_v1.1, whole genome shotgun sequence genome carries:
- the LOC121968399 gene encoding serine carboxypeptidase II-3-like; this encodes MKPSPNQTMKPSSSSCLFFFLCLLQCEASGIVRQGDALNKFYFNNRAGRSSSSWASSLHSVSDLESKVYDNSGLKEDDKVVGLPGQPDDVHFNQYAGYVTVDRANGRALFYYFAETVENSGSKPLVLWLNGGPGCSSLGYGAMEELGPFRVMSDGKSLYRNPYAWNEVANVLFLESPAGVGFSYSNTTSDYAKSGDRRTAIDALVFLVNWFERFPEYKGRDFFITGESYAGHYVPQLAHAILHHNDRLINLKGIAIGNAVINDETDAKGLFDYFWTHALIADETIVAIHKFCNFSPDTQQQPPECDRAVEEANQVFNEVDIYNIYAPLCFSSGVTPTPKLPSIENFDPCTSNYVEAYLNNPEVQKALHANVTKLNYTWSGCSQVIRSWSDQPSTMLPIIHELLSNGIRVLKYSGDIDGRVPVTSTRYSLNKLKLKVKASWRAWMLNSEVGGYTMMYDHNLTFATVRGAGHEVPSYQPARALEMIKSFLQESGFQ